A genomic region of Halomonas aestuarii contains the following coding sequences:
- the ppnN gene encoding nucleotide 5'-monophosphate nucleosidase PpnN, with product MPDTISTTISPEGSLEILSQQEVERLHDTSRSGLHDLLRNCSLAVLNCGNPTDDGLALLETYHDFDIEVLQQDRGVRLRITNAPAEAFVDGRMIRGIREHLSAVLRDIVYVYNEIQTRHRFDLQTAEGTTNAVFHILRKAGTLKPGRDPSLVVCWGGHSISREEYDYTKSVGYHLGLRELDICTGCGPGAMKGPMKGANVAHAKQRRREGRYLGVSEPGIIAAEAPNPIVNELVVMPDIEKRLEAFVRLGHGIIVFPGGVGTAEEILYLMGILLHPDNADMELPVIFTGPADSADYFKRIDEFLVYTLGEKVRRHYRIIVDDSVEVARTMRKNIDTVTEYRRSRQDAFYYNWRLTVARDFQEPFEPTHEAMASLALHREQPVHELAANLRRAFSGIVAGNVKEKGLRAIEAHGPFRLHAESELMARLDELLTSFVAQGRMKLAGQYVPCYTLG from the coding sequence ATGCCCGACACCATCTCCACCACCATCTCGCCGGAAGGCAGCCTCGAGATCCTCTCCCAGCAGGAGGTCGAGCGCCTGCACGACACCTCCCGGAGCGGACTGCACGACCTGCTGCGCAACTGCTCGCTGGCGGTACTGAACTGCGGCAATCCCACCGATGACGGCCTGGCCCTGCTGGAGACCTACCATGACTTCGACATCGAGGTGCTCCAGCAGGATCGCGGCGTGCGCCTGCGGATTACCAACGCCCCCGCCGAGGCCTTCGTCGACGGCAGGATGATCCGCGGCATCCGCGAGCACCTCTCCGCGGTGCTGCGCGACATCGTCTACGTCTACAACGAGATCCAGACCCGCCACCGCTTCGACCTGCAGACCGCCGAGGGGACCACCAACGCGGTCTTCCACATCCTGCGCAAGGCCGGCACCCTCAAGCCCGGCCGGGACCCGAGCCTGGTGGTGTGCTGGGGAGGCCATTCGATCTCCCGCGAGGAGTACGACTACACCAAGTCCGTAGGTTATCACCTGGGCCTGCGGGAGCTGGACATCTGCACCGGCTGCGGGCCGGGCGCCATGAAGGGCCCGATGAAGGGCGCCAACGTGGCCCACGCCAAGCAGCGTCGTCGGGAGGGACGCTACCTGGGGGTCTCCGAGCCCGGCATCATTGCCGCCGAGGCCCCCAACCCCATCGTCAACGAGCTGGTGGTGATGCCCGACATCGAGAAGCGCCTGGAGGCCTTCGTGCGCCTGGGCCATGGCATCATCGTCTTCCCCGGCGGCGTGGGCACCGCCGAGGAGATCCTCTACCTGATGGGGATCCTGCTGCACCCGGACAACGCCGACATGGAACTGCCGGTGATCTTCACCGGCCCGGCGGATTCCGCCGACTACTTCAAGCGCATCGACGAGTTCCTGGTCTACACGCTGGGCGAGAAGGTGCGCCGCCACTACCGGATCATCGTCGACGACTCCGTCGAGGTGGCCCGCACCATGCGCAAGAACATCGACACGGTGACCGAGTATCGCCGCAGCCGCCAGGACGCCTTCTACTACAACTGGCGCCTCACCGTGGCCCGGGACTTCCAGGAGCCCTTCGAGCCCACCCACGAGGCCATGGCGAGCCTCGCCCTCCATCGGGAGCAGCCGGTGCACGAGCTGGCCGCCAACCTGCGACGGGCGTTCTCCGGCATCGTCGCCGGCAACGTCAAGGAAAAGGGCCTGCGGGCCATCGAGGCCCACGGCCCCTTCCGCCTGCATGCGGAGTCCGAGCTGATGGCGCGCCTGGACGAGCTGCTGACCTCCTTCGTCGCCCAGGGGCGCATGAAGCTCGCCGGGCAATACGTGCCCTGCTACACCCTGGGATAG
- a CDS encoding DUF3649 domain-containing protein: MFAPSSTWRACRGVCLSSLMSSSL; encoded by the coding sequence ATCTTCGCCCCCAGTTCCACGTGGAGGGCATGCAGGGGGGTATGCTTGAGTTCACTCATGTCGTCATCACTCTAG
- a CDS encoding alpha-ketoglutarate-dependent dioxygenase AlkB family protein, whose protein sequence is MTERATVALLDSPPLTLFTGLLGEPAASEALSRLDRELAWQRPTLRLYGREHPIPRHQVWMGSPEARYRYSGRDFLPEGWHPDVAALRDAVVERLAAAGIPSRFNSVLLNRYADGEERMGWHSDDEPELGDDPLIAAVSLGAERPLRFRWKAREAEAFNAWLPHDSLLLMGPGVQRRLQHALLPRRLPGLRISLTFRWVGPATGGTCPSSP, encoded by the coding sequence ATGACCGAACGCGCGACCGTCGCCCTGCTCGACTCGCCGCCCCTGACCCTGTTCACCGGCCTGCTCGGCGAGCCCGCCGCCAGCGAGGCGCTGTCGCGGCTCGACCGAGAGCTCGCCTGGCAGCGCCCGACCCTTCGCCTCTACGGCCGCGAGCACCCGATTCCTCGCCACCAGGTCTGGATGGGCAGCCCCGAGGCCCGCTACCGCTATTCGGGACGGGACTTCCTCCCCGAGGGCTGGCACCCCGACGTCGCCGCCCTGCGCGATGCCGTGGTTGAGCGTCTGGCCGCCGCCGGTATCCCGTCACGCTTCAACAGCGTGCTGCTCAACCGCTATGCCGACGGCGAGGAGCGCATGGGCTGGCACAGCGACGACGAGCCCGAGCTCGGCGACGACCCGCTGATCGCGGCGGTGAGCCTCGGCGCCGAGCGGCCGCTGCGCTTTCGCTGGAAGGCCCGGGAGGCCGAGGCCTTCAATGCCTGGCTGCCCCACGACAGCCTGCTGCTGATGGGCCCCGGCGTGCAGCGCCGACTGCAGCATGCCCTCCTGCCGCGTCGTCTTCCGGGTCTGCGCATCAGCCTGACCTTCCGCTGGGTGGGTCCGGCGACCGGCGGAACCTGCCCCTCCTCACCATGA
- the gcvT gene encoding glycine cleavage system aminomethyltransferase GcvT — translation MELGAKMVPFAGYDMPVQYPLGVKREHEHTRQACGLFDVSHMGQILVRGPNPAEALETLVPADIVGLAEGMQRYALFTSEEGGILDDLMVVNAGDHLYLVVNAACREQDIAHLRRGLADHEVEVVDRGLLALQGPQAASVMQRLCPEACEMVFMQHGHFTIDGIEVWASRSGYTGEDGFEISVAAEDTEALARRLLAEEEVEAIGLGARDSLRLEAGLCLYGHDIDTETTPVEAGLIWAIGKPRRHGGERAGGFPGADLILHQVAEKDHRRKRVGLLGEGRAPVREGAELFDAEGRSLGHVTSGGFGPSVGQPVAMGYVAIEAAEIGTTVYAEVRGKRLPMTVTKTPFVTPGYHRG, via the coding sequence GTGGAACTGGGGGCGAAGATGGTGCCCTTCGCCGGCTATGACATGCCGGTGCAGTACCCGCTGGGGGTGAAACGCGAGCACGAGCATACCCGTCAGGCCTGCGGGCTCTTCGATGTCTCCCACATGGGGCAGATCCTGGTGCGCGGCCCGAACCCGGCCGAGGCGCTGGAGACCCTGGTGCCGGCCGATATCGTCGGCCTCGCCGAGGGCATGCAGCGCTATGCGCTGTTCACCTCGGAGGAGGGCGGCATCCTCGACGACCTGATGGTGGTCAACGCCGGCGACCACCTCTACCTGGTGGTCAATGCCGCCTGCCGGGAACAGGACATCGCCCACCTGCGTCGCGGCCTGGCCGATCATGAGGTGGAGGTGGTCGACCGCGGGCTGCTGGCGCTGCAGGGCCCCCAGGCCGCCAGCGTGATGCAGCGCCTGTGCCCCGAGGCCTGCGAGATGGTCTTCATGCAGCACGGCCACTTCACCATCGACGGCATCGAGGTCTGGGCCAGCCGCAGCGGCTACACCGGCGAGGACGGCTTCGAGATATCGGTGGCCGCCGAGGATACCGAAGCCCTGGCGCGTCGCCTGCTGGCCGAGGAAGAGGTCGAGGCGATCGGCCTGGGCGCCCGCGACTCGCTGCGCCTCGAGGCGGGGCTCTGCCTCTACGGCCACGACATCGACACCGAGACCACGCCGGTGGAGGCGGGGCTGATCTGGGCCATCGGCAAGCCGCGGCGCCACGGCGGCGAGCGGGCAGGGGGCTTCCCCGGCGCCGACCTGATCCTGCACCAGGTGGCCGAGAAGGATCATCGCCGCAAGCGCGTGGGGCTGCTCGGTGAGGGCCGCGCCCCGGTGCGCGAGGGCGCCGAGCTGTTCGATGCCGAGGGCCGCAGCCTGGGTCACGTGACCTCGGGGGGCTTCGGTCCCAGCGTCGGTCAGCCGGTGGCCATGGGCTACGTGGCCATCGAGGCCGCCGAGATCGGCACTACCGTCTACGCCGAGGTGCGCGGCAAGCGGCTGCCGATGACGGTGACCAAGACCCCCTTCGTCACGCCCGGCTACCATCGCGGATGA
- a CDS encoding acetyltransferase, translating into MSTLRGLVSLLLLSLTTLAWGIPLILLTLVKLVTPGRQWRRRVLMALNAVALNWVGSNLWWMRRWLRPPLEIRLPDGLSRDQWWLVLSNHRSWTDIFLLFFAFHRRIPMPHFFVKRQLIWIPIVGLAFWAMEFPMLRRLTREQRERHPQLARRDQEATERMCRHARERPIAIYNFVEGTRFTPAKHAAQGAPYRHLLRPRAGGIAQVLGLLGDRLGGILDVTLHYENPAPSFWGFLCGREGRVVLEAQRLEVPAWMLEGGYHDDTDYKERFQSWLNALWQDKDRRLDALR; encoded by the coding sequence ATGTCGACCCTCCGGGGGCTCGTCAGCCTCCTGCTGCTGAGCCTGACCACCCTGGCCTGGGGCATCCCCCTGATCCTGCTCACCCTGGTCAAGCTGGTGACCCCGGGGCGCCAGTGGCGCCGTCGCGTCCTGATGGCCCTCAACGCCGTGGCGCTCAACTGGGTGGGCAGCAACCTCTGGTGGATGCGCCGCTGGCTGCGCCCGCCGCTGGAGATCCGCCTGCCCGACGGGCTATCCCGCGACCAGTGGTGGCTGGTGCTCTCCAACCACCGCAGCTGGACGGACATCTTCCTGCTGTTCTTCGCCTTCCACCGGCGCATCCCCATGCCGCACTTCTTCGTCAAGCGCCAGCTGATCTGGATCCCCATCGTCGGGCTGGCCTTCTGGGCCATGGAGTTCCCGATGCTGCGCCGCCTGACCCGCGAGCAGCGCGAGCGCCACCCCCAGCTGGCCCGACGCGACCAGGAGGCCACCGAGCGCATGTGTCGCCACGCCCGGGAACGGCCCATCGCCATCTACAACTTCGTGGAGGGCACCCGCTTCACCCCCGCCAAGCATGCGGCCCAGGGCGCGCCCTACCGGCACCTGCTGAGGCCCCGCGCCGGGGGCATCGCCCAGGTGCTGGGCCTGCTGGGCGACCGTCTCGGCGGCATCCTGGACGTCACCCTGCACTACGAGAATCCCGCGCCGAGCTTCTGGGGCTTCCTCTGCGGCCGTGAGGGCCGGGTCGTGCTGGAGGCGCAGCGGCTGGAGGTGCCCGCCTGGATGCTCGAGGGGGGCTATCACGATGACACGGACTACAAGGAACGCTTCCAGTCATGGCTGAACGCCCTGTGGCAGGACAAGGATCGCCGTCTCGACGCCCTGCGCTGA
- a CDS encoding M23 family metallopeptidase, with the protein MAERPVAGQGSPSRRPALTRLLIALAVLLLAGCAGRGVDGGRIAGEWITIQRGDTLGEIARRADVPLVRLQRFNPGVDARRLAVGQRLLVPGRDERAPSGGPYRYRVRPGDTYSAIARRFGGRADRIQAANPGIVPTDLKVGQLIQVPLGGRQASVARKASGGSSRAAARPARRTLPDPGDLPTSARNWPWPLDDYRVARPFGTDGRGTLQPMLLATRPGNRARAVADGEVRFADSMRQLGQVVIVHHADNLQSVYALCRKPLVASGDRVKRGTPVCEVGRQEDGPRLLFDMRHGGKPIDPARVLR; encoded by the coding sequence ATGGCTGAACGCCCTGTGGCAGGACAAGGATCGCCGTCTCGACGCCCTGCGCTGACCCGGCTGCTGATCGCCCTGGCGGTGCTGCTGCTGGCCGGTTGCGCCGGGCGAGGCGTGGATGGCGGCCGGATCGCCGGCGAGTGGATCACCATCCAGCGCGGTGACACCCTGGGCGAGATCGCCCGCCGCGCCGACGTGCCCCTCGTCCGCCTGCAGCGCTTCAATCCCGGCGTCGATGCCAGGCGCCTGGCGGTAGGCCAGCGCCTGCTGGTGCCCGGGCGCGACGAACGGGCCCCCTCCGGCGGCCCCTACCGCTATCGCGTGCGACCCGGCGACACCTACAGTGCCATTGCCCGTCGCTTCGGGGGGCGCGCCGACCGGATCCAGGCGGCCAATCCCGGCATCGTCCCCACCGACCTGAAGGTCGGCCAGCTGATCCAGGTGCCGCTGGGCGGCCGCCAGGCCAGCGTCGCTCGCAAGGCCAGCGGTGGCAGCTCGCGCGCGGCCGCCCGCCCGGCGCGCAGGACCCTGCCGGACCCCGGTGACCTGCCCACCTCGGCGCGGAACTGGCCCTGGCCGCTGGACGACTACCGCGTGGCCCGCCCCTTCGGCACCGACGGGCGCGGCACCCTGCAGCCCATGCTGCTCGCGACCCGCCCGGGAAACCGTGCCCGGGCCGTGGCCGACGGGGAGGTGCGCTTCGCCGACAGCATGCGACAGCTCGGCCAGGTGGTGATCGTGCACCATGCCGACAACCTGCAGAGCGTCTATGCCCTCTGCCGGAAGCCGCTGGTGGCCAGCGGCGACCGGGTCAAACGCGGCACCCCGGTCTGCGAGGTGGGACGCCAGGAGGACGGGCCGCGCCTGCTCTTCGACATGCGCCACGGCGGCAAGCCCATCGACCCCGCCCGGGTGCTGCGCTGA
- the gcvH gene encoding glycine cleavage system protein GcvH: MSSIPANLRYAESHEWVLDNGDGSVTIGITDHAQEALGDVVFVELPEVGSTLSVGDEFGVIESVKAASDLYAPVAGEILEVNEALEDAPETVNESPYEDGWIMKVRLDDEAALEKLLDADAYKAVAAAED; encoded by the coding sequence ATGAGCTCTATCCCCGCCAACCTGCGCTATGCCGAAAGCCACGAGTGGGTCCTCGACAACGGCGACGGCAGCGTGACCATCGGCATCACCGACCATGCCCAGGAAGCGCTGGGCGACGTGGTCTTCGTCGAGCTCCCCGAGGTCGGCAGCACCCTCTCCGTCGGCGACGAGTTCGGCGTCATCGAGTCGGTCAAGGCCGCCTCCGACCTCTACGCGCCGGTTGCCGGCGAGATCCTCGAGGTCAACGAGGCCCTGGAGGATGCCCCGGAGACCGTCAACGAGTCGCCCTACGAGGACGGCTGGATCATGAAGGTCCGCCTCGACGACGAGGCCGCGCTGGAAAAACTCCTGGACGCCGACGCTTACAAGGCGGTGGCCGCCGCCGAGGACTGA
- a CDS encoding alanine/glycine:cation symporter family protein: METLNSIFGAINGVVWGPLMLILLLGVGLYLQLGLKLMPIRKLGTGFKLMWAGRDKKPAPGAKPEKHDDGEISPFNALMTALSATIGTGNIAGVATAIALGGPGAVFWMWITALVGMATKFAEAVLAVRYRETDSTGYHVGGPMFYIKNGLGKKWLWLGGAFAFFGAVAAFGIGNTVQSNSVADALDSTFGLPHWITGVVIMVLAGAVILGGIKRIAKVAGKLVPVMGILYVLAGLVVLVINAGQIGAAFGMIFTYAFNPHAAVGGFAGAAVMAAIRFGVARGIFSNEAGLGSAPIAHAAAQTKNPVRQGLIAMLGTFIDTIIVCSITALVILTAGVWETGEAGASLTALSFDAALPGMGNQIVSLALAVFAFTTILGWSFYGEKCFQFLFGTRSIMLYRVLFVLAIPLGAMAQLGFIWLMADTFNAMMAIPNLIALALLSPVVFKLSRDYFDGKEILPGEELDHDKS; this comes from the coding sequence GTGGAAACCTTGAACAGTATATTCGGTGCCATCAACGGCGTGGTGTGGGGACCGTTGATGCTCATCCTGCTGCTGGGGGTAGGTCTCTACCTGCAGCTCGGCCTGAAGTTGATGCCGATCCGCAAGCTCGGCACCGGCTTCAAGCTGATGTGGGCCGGCCGCGACAAGAAGCCGGCACCCGGTGCGAAGCCGGAAAAGCATGACGACGGCGAGATCTCGCCCTTCAATGCCCTGATGACGGCGCTGTCCGCCACCATCGGCACCGGCAACATCGCCGGTGTGGCCACGGCCATTGCCCTGGGTGGCCCGGGGGCGGTCTTCTGGATGTGGATCACGGCCCTCGTGGGCATGGCCACCAAGTTCGCCGAGGCGGTGCTCGCGGTGCGCTACCGCGAGACCGACAGCACCGGCTACCACGTCGGCGGCCCGATGTTCTACATCAAGAACGGCCTCGGCAAGAAGTGGCTGTGGCTGGGCGGCGCCTTCGCCTTCTTCGGTGCCGTGGCGGCCTTCGGCATCGGCAACACCGTGCAGTCCAACTCGGTGGCGGACGCCCTGGACTCCACCTTCGGGCTGCCGCACTGGATCACCGGCGTGGTCATCATGGTGCTGGCCGGTGCGGTGATCCTCGGCGGCATCAAGCGGATCGCCAAGGTGGCGGGCAAGCTGGTGCCGGTGATGGGTATCCTCTATGTGCTCGCGGGCCTGGTCGTGCTGGTCATCAACGCCGGCCAGATCGGTGCAGCGTTCGGCATGATCTTCACCTACGCCTTCAACCCCCATGCGGCCGTGGGCGGTTTCGCCGGCGCGGCGGTGATGGCGGCCATCCGCTTTGGTGTGGCGCGCGGCATCTTCTCCAACGAGGCGGGCCTGGGCAGCGCGCCCATCGCCCACGCTGCGGCCCAGACCAAGAACCCGGTTCGCCAGGGCCTGATCGCCATGCTCGGGACCTTCATCGATACCATCATCGTCTGCTCCATCACCGCCCTGGTCATCCTGACCGCCGGTGTCTGGGAGACGGGGGAGGCCGGGGCGTCGCTGACCGCGCTCTCCTTCGATGCGGCCCTGCCCGGCATGGGCAACCAGATCGTGTCGCTGGCGCTGGCGGTGTTCGCCTTCACCACCATCCTCGGCTGGTCCTTCTACGGCGAGAAATGCTTCCAGTTCCTGTTCGGCACCCGCTCGATCATGCTCTACCGGGTGCTGTTCGTACTGGCGATCCCGCTCGGGGCCATGGCGCAGCTGGGCTTCATCTGGCTGATGGCTGACACCTTCAACGCCATGATGGCCATTCCCAACCTGATCGCCCTGGCGCTGCTGTCGCCGGTGGTCTTCAAGCTGTCCCGTGACTACTTCGACGGCAAGGAGATCCTGCCGGGCGAGGAACTGGACCACGACAAATCCTGA
- a CDS encoding LysR family transcriptional regulator, which translates to MFNARYFRTFITLVETGSFTRTARRLEMTQPGVSQHVRKLEQYLGKSLLDRQGRRFVLTEAGRRAYDYALKLFAEHEQFRHSLDNDSLDSGECRLASPGSVGLMLYPFILGQQQMQPGLTVSYSFAFNSEIVADVLAGRHDLGIVTEPVRHPELHCEPWHQEPLCLVVPADFAGSGLADLMGIGVIGYSGGDDHAGALLRANFPDFRSMSHFPRQGFTNEVSMVLDAVARGLGFAVVSRVVLETSPWQRQVKELSLTQPAHEFLYLVTRAGAEMPRRYVRLLEGYREQRRHERFGHGEVMEG; encoded by the coding sequence ATGTTCAACGCCCGCTATTTCCGCACCTTCATCACGCTGGTCGAGACCGGCAGCTTCACGCGTACCGCCCGGCGCCTCGAGATGACCCAGCCCGGCGTCAGCCAGCATGTCCGCAAGCTCGAGCAGTACCTCGGCAAGTCGCTGCTGGATCGCCAGGGGCGGCGGTTCGTGCTCACCGAGGCCGGGCGTCGCGCCTACGACTACGCGCTCAAGCTGTTCGCCGAGCACGAACAGTTCCGCCACTCCCTGGACAACGACAGCCTGGACAGCGGCGAGTGTCGCCTCGCCTCGCCGGGCAGCGTCGGCCTGATGCTCTATCCCTTCATCCTCGGGCAGCAGCAGATGCAGCCGGGCCTCACGGTCAGCTACAGCTTCGCCTTCAACAGCGAGATCGTCGCCGACGTGCTGGCCGGTCGCCATGACCTGGGAATCGTCACCGAGCCCGTGCGTCACCCCGAACTGCACTGCGAGCCCTGGCATCAGGAGCCGCTCTGCCTGGTGGTGCCGGCGGACTTCGCCGGCAGCGGGCTGGCCGACCTGATGGGGATCGGGGTCATCGGCTATTCGGGCGGCGACGACCATGCCGGGGCGCTGTTGCGCGCCAACTTCCCCGACTTCCGCTCCATGAGCCACTTCCCGCGCCAGGGCTTCACCAACGAGGTGAGCATGGTGCTGGATGCAGTGGCCCGGGGGCTCGGCTTCGCCGTGGTCTCGCGGGTGGTGCTGGAGACCTCGCCCTGGCAGCGCCAGGTCAAGGAGCTCTCGCTGACGCAGCCGGCCCACGAGTTCCTGTACCTGGTGACGCGCGCCGGCGCCGAGATGCCGCGTCGCTACGTCCGGCTGCTCGAGGGCTACCGCGAGCAGCGCCGTCACGAGCGCTTCGGCCACGGCGAGGTGATGGAGGGGTGA
- the gcvP gene encoding aminomethyl-transferring glycine dehydrogenase gives MAFDNRRLADLAAHDAFLQRHNGPTASDVAGMLAALDMESLPSLMEATVPAGIRLGRELDLDPPKGEAEALDYLKRLARQNRVARSYIGQGYYDTHLPTVIQRNVLENPGWYTAYTPYQPEISQGRLEGLLNFQQMVMDLTGMELANASLLDEATAAAEAMALCKRANKKAKSDTFFVAEDVFPQTLDVVRTRAAWFGFDLVVAPAEELAEHEVFGALLQYPGNSGQVRDLAPLIDAARERGVMTCVVADIMGLVLLKEPGVLGADMVVGNSQRFGVPMGFGGPHAAFFATTDKLKRSIPGRIIGVSKDSRGNTALRMAMQTREQHIRREKATSNICTAQALLANIAGFYAVYHGAEGLRTIASRIHRLTTILATGLQEKGVKLAHDSWFDTLRLAGVDAGKIHGRAMTHDLNLRYFEGGDVGLSLDETTTAHDLDVLFDVLLGEEHGLGVRELDDRVLAEGLTGIPESCARESDFLTHPTFKRYRSETEMLRYLKRLENKDLSLAHAMIPLGSCTMKLNATSEMIPITWPEFARIHPFAPRDQVAGYRQMIDELAAFLVEVTGYDHISMQPNSGAQGEYAGLVAIRRYQASQGEGHRDVCLIPSSAHGTNPASAAMARMKVVVVECDGDGNIDIEDLRAKAEKHRDALSAVMITYPSTHGVFETNVSEVCEIVHDHGGQVYIDGANMNAQVGLTRPGDFGGDVSHLNLHKTFCIPHGGGGPGMGPIGVKAHLAPFVSNHVVTPIEGVEAGCGAVSAAPFGSASILPISWAYIKMMGARGLREATELAILNANYIARRLEEHYPVLYKGENGTVAHECIIDIRPLKAESGISEEDIAKRLMDYGFHAPTMSFPVPGTLMIEPTESESRYELDRFCDAMIAIREEITTVQRGDWPADDNPLVNAPHTMADLMDEGWERPYSRALGAFPSEATRAAKYWPAVNRVDNVFGDRQLICSCPSIDEYRD, from the coding sequence ATGGCTTTCGACAACCGCCGACTGGCCGATCTGGCCGCTCACGATGCCTTCCTCCAGCGCCACAACGGACCGACCGCGTCCGACGTAGCGGGCATGCTCGCCGCACTGGACATGGAGAGCCTCCCCTCGCTGATGGAGGCCACCGTGCCCGCCGGCATTCGCCTGGGCCGTGAGCTGGACCTGGACCCGCCGAAGGGGGAAGCCGAGGCCCTGGACTACCTGAAGCGCCTGGCGCGCCAGAACCGCGTGGCCCGCAGCTATATCGGCCAGGGCTACTACGATACCCATCTGCCGACGGTCATCCAGCGCAACGTCCTGGAGAACCCGGGCTGGTACACCGCCTATACGCCCTACCAGCCGGAGATTTCCCAGGGCCGCCTGGAGGGCCTGCTCAACTTCCAGCAGATGGTGATGGACCTCACCGGCATGGAGCTCGCCAACGCCTCCCTGCTCGACGAGGCCACCGCCGCCGCCGAGGCCATGGCGCTGTGCAAGCGGGCCAACAAGAAGGCCAAGAGCGATACCTTCTTCGTCGCCGAGGACGTCTTCCCCCAGACCCTGGACGTGGTGCGCACCCGCGCGGCCTGGTTCGGCTTCGATCTGGTGGTGGCGCCGGCCGAGGAGCTCGCCGAGCACGAGGTCTTCGGTGCCCTGCTGCAGTACCCTGGCAACAGTGGCCAGGTCCGCGACCTGGCCCCGCTGATCGACGCCGCACGCGAGCGCGGCGTGATGACCTGCGTGGTCGCCGACATCATGGGCCTGGTGCTGCTCAAGGAGCCGGGCGTACTGGGCGCCGACATGGTGGTGGGCAACAGCCAGCGCTTCGGCGTGCCGATGGGCTTCGGCGGCCCCCACGCCGCCTTCTTCGCCACCACCGACAAGCTCAAGCGCTCGATCCCGGGCCGCATCATCGGGGTCTCGAAGGACAGCCGCGGCAACACCGCCCTGCGCATGGCGATGCAGACCCGGGAGCAGCACATCCGCCGCGAGAAGGCCACCTCCAACATCTGCACCGCCCAGGCGCTGCTGGCCAACATCGCCGGCTTCTACGCCGTCTACCATGGCGCGGAGGGGCTGCGCACCATCGCCTCGCGCATCCATCGCCTGACGACGATCCTGGCGACGGGGCTGCAGGAGAAGGGCGTGAAACTTGCTCATGACAGCTGGTTCGACACCCTGCGGCTGGCCGGCGTGGACGCCGGCAAGATCCACGGCCGCGCCATGACCCACGACCTGAACCTGCGCTACTTCGAAGGCGGCGACGTGGGCCTTAGCCTGGACGAGACCACCACCGCCCACGACCTGGACGTGCTGTTCGACGTGCTGCTGGGCGAGGAGCACGGCCTCGGCGTGCGCGAGCTCGACGACCGGGTGCTGGCCGAGGGGCTCACCGGCATCCCGGAAAGCTGTGCCCGGGAATCCGACTTCCTGACGCACCCCACCTTCAAGCGCTACCGCAGCGAGACCGAGATGCTGCGCTACCTCAAGCGCCTGGAGAACAAGGACCTGTCGCTTGCCCATGCGATGATCCCGCTGGGCTCCTGCACCATGAAGCTCAACGCCACCAGCGAGATGATCCCCATCACCTGGCCGGAATTCGCGCGCATCCACCCCTTCGCTCCCCGCGACCAGGTGGCTGGCTACCGGCAGATGATCGACGAGCTGGCCGCCTTCCTGGTGGAGGTGACGGGCTATGACCATATCTCCATGCAGCCCAACTCCGGCGCCCAGGGCGAGTACGCCGGGCTGGTGGCCATCCGTCGCTACCAGGCGTCCCAGGGCGAGGGACACCGCGACGTCTGCCTGATCCCGAGCTCCGCCCACGGCACCAACCCGGCCTCCGCCGCCATGGCGCGGATGAAGGTGGTGGTCGTGGAGTGCGACGGCGACGGCAACATCGACATCGAGGACCTGCGCGCCAAGGCCGAGAAGCACCGCGACGCCCTCTCGGCGGTCATGATCACCTACCCCTCCACCCACGGGGTCTTCGAGACCAACGTGAGCGAGGTGTGCGAGATCGTGCATGACCACGGCGGGCAGGTGTACATCGACGGCGCCAACATGAACGCCCAGGTGGGCCTGACCCGCCCCGGCGATTTCGGCGGCGACGTCAGCCACCTCAACCTGCACAAGACCTTCTGCATCCCCCACGGGGGCGGCGGCCCGGGCATGGGCCCGATCGGCGTCAAGGCGCACCTCGCACCCTTCGTCTCCAACCACGTGGTGACGCCGATCGAGGGCGTCGAGGCCGGCTGCGGCGCGGTCTCGGCGGCGCCCTTCGGCTCGGCCTCGATCCTGCCGATCTCCTGGGCCTACATCAAGATGATGGGCGCGCGGGGGCTGCGCGAGGCCACCGAACTGGCCATCCTCAATGCCAACTACATCGCCCGACGACTCGAGGAGCACTACCCGGTGCTCTACAAGGGCGAGAACGGCACGGTGGCCCACGAGTGCATCATCGACATCCGCCCGCTGAAGGCCGAGTCCGGCATCAGCGAGGAGGACATCGCCAAGCGCCTGATGGACTATGGCTTCCACGCGCCGACCATGTCCTTCCCGGTGCCGGGCACCCTAATGATCGAGCCCACCGAGTCGGAGTCACGCTACGAGCTCGACCGCTTCTGCGACGCCATGATCGCGATCCGCGAGGAGATCACGACGGTGCAGCGCGGCGACTGGCCGGCGGACGACAATCCCCTGGTCAATGCCCCGCACACCATGGCCGACCTGATGGACGAGGGCTGGGAGCGCCCCTACTCCCGTGCGCTCGGCGCCTTCCCCTCCGAGGCAACCCGGGCCGCCAAGTACTGGCCGGCGGTCAACCGGGTCGACAACGTCTTCGGCGACCGGCAGCTGATCTGCTCCTGCCCGAGCATCGACGAGTATCGTGATTGA